The proteins below come from a single Papaver somniferum cultivar HN1 chromosome 11, ASM357369v1, whole genome shotgun sequence genomic window:
- the LOC113320495 gene encoding DNA-binding protein S1FA-like, which translates to MANAKADVVAKGFNPGLIVLLVVGGLLLAFLVGNYILYVYAQRTIGPKKKKPISKKKMRKERLKQGVSAPGE; encoded by the exons ATG GCAAATGCTAAAGCCGATGTTGTCGCAAAAGGGTTCAACCCAGGATTGATAGTGCTACTTGTCGTGGGTGGGCTACTGTTGGCCTTCCTTGTCGGGAATTACATCCTTTACGTTTATGCTCAGAGAACTATTGGACCAAAGAAGAAGAAGCCTATAtccaagaagaagatgaggaaggaaAGGTTGAAGCAAGGTGTGTCAGCACCAGGAGAATAG